The following proteins come from a genomic window of Nocardiopsis sp. YSL2:
- a CDS encoding helix-turn-helix domain-containing protein: MTTTHSVDRRSRRGSIDRLDTFEDAASRAFAPLRMRTTDNLPFQGVITSARVDQLVLTHITADPVVVRRDATVMGSSDPDLIKVAWHGAGRAGVDQRGRQCLLSPGDLVVYETGHPYELPFWEPYDTVVVGVPSARFGAHADVLRRRVAMPVRADIGLRGLVSAMFQGMASGEVGEDASGAAQHHMASALVSLVCAAFSDTVPCDDEDPLDRVRAYCLANLGEPGLSVESVAAAHGMSTRYLYKLCRAGGFTLARWVRSERLARIRRDLADPMLAERSTSAIAARWGVLDTGHLGRMLRAEFGVTAREIRAEARRP; the protein is encoded by the coding sequence GTGACCACCACGCACTCCGTTGACCGCAGGAGCCGCCGGGGAAGCATCGACCGGCTCGACACCTTCGAGGACGCCGCCTCCCGGGCCTTCGCTCCCCTGCGTATGCGGACCACCGACAACCTGCCCTTCCAGGGTGTGATCACCTCGGCGCGGGTGGACCAGTTGGTGCTCACGCACATCACCGCCGACCCGGTCGTGGTGCGGCGCGACGCCACGGTGATGGGGTCCTCCGACCCCGACCTGATCAAGGTGGCCTGGCACGGCGCGGGACGGGCGGGGGTGGACCAGCGCGGACGGCAGTGCCTGCTGAGCCCCGGCGACCTGGTGGTGTACGAGACGGGGCACCCCTACGAGCTGCCGTTCTGGGAGCCCTACGACACCGTGGTGGTCGGGGTCCCCAGCGCGCGCTTCGGAGCGCACGCGGACGTGTTGCGGCGCCGGGTGGCGATGCCGGTCCGGGCGGACATCGGTCTGCGCGGGCTCGTGTCGGCGATGTTCCAGGGGATGGCGTCCGGTGAGGTGGGCGAGGACGCGAGCGGGGCGGCGCAGCACCACATGGCGTCGGCGCTGGTGTCGCTGGTGTGCGCGGCGTTCTCGGACACGGTCCCGTGCGACGACGAGGACCCGCTGGACCGGGTGCGGGCGTACTGCCTGGCCAACCTGGGGGAGCCGGGCCTGTCGGTGGAGTCGGTGGCGGCGGCACACGGGATGTCGACGCGGTACCTGTACAAGCTGTGCCGGGCGGGGGGATTCACCCTGGCGCGGTGGGTCAGGTCGGAGCGGTTGGCCCGGATCCGGCGCGACCTGGCGGACCCGATGCTCGCCGAGCGGTCGACGTCGGCGATCGCGGCGCGGTGGGGTGTGCTGGACACGGGGCACCTGGGGCGCATGCTGCGCGCGGAGTTCGGCGTGACGGCACGGGAGATCCGCGCGGAGGCACGTCGGCCCTGA
- a CDS encoding APC family permease: MAERAAESAPETGARPGLQGSLGTAGIVFLVVAAASPLVAIGGALPVMMAIGNGAGAPVSYLVVTVVLLLFSVGYAGMSRHVEGAGAFFAYVTAGLGRTTGAGAVGLALLSYTAIQAAVYGLAGAALGGAVAAYGGPDLPWWLWSGVLLAVVAVLGFRSVDVGTRVLSVLIVCEVGVLAVLVGAVLLRGGAEGPSAEPFTAGAFLSGSPGIGLMFAVACFIGFEATAIYSEEAREPGRAVPRATYAAVLLIGGFYTLVSWAVVVGVGAGRAQAAALDDIEGLVFSVAHLYAGPGVAATMEILLLTSLFTALLAFHNTIARYLYAIGHTGGALSPLAGTHARHGSPHVASLVQSAAAALLIGAFALVRADPVLQVFTWMSGMATLGVLALMVLVSVAVVVFFARTGVDRRWWHARIAPVLGAVGLVCVAALVLSNFTTLIDGSVGLAALFVVLLAAAFAAGAVPAALRRE, encoded by the coding sequence ATGGCTGAGCGCGCGGCGGAATCGGCACCGGAAACCGGTGCCCGACCAGGGCTCCAGGGGTCGCTGGGGACCGCGGGCATCGTGTTCCTCGTGGTCGCCGCGGCCTCCCCGCTGGTGGCGATCGGCGGCGCGCTGCCGGTGATGATGGCGATCGGCAACGGCGCGGGCGCCCCGGTGTCCTACCTCGTGGTGACCGTCGTCCTGCTGCTGTTCAGCGTCGGATACGCCGGGATGAGCCGCCACGTGGAGGGCGCGGGCGCGTTCTTCGCCTACGTCACCGCGGGACTGGGCCGGACCACCGGCGCGGGCGCCGTGGGCCTGGCCCTGCTCTCCTACACCGCCATCCAGGCGGCGGTCTACGGACTGGCCGGGGCGGCCCTCGGCGGGGCGGTCGCCGCCTACGGCGGCCCGGACCTGCCCTGGTGGCTGTGGAGCGGCGTCCTGCTGGCCGTCGTCGCGGTGCTCGGCTTCCGGAGCGTCGACGTGGGCACCCGTGTGCTCAGCGTGCTGATCGTGTGCGAGGTCGGGGTCCTCGCGGTCCTGGTCGGCGCGGTGCTCCTGCGGGGCGGGGCCGAGGGGCCGAGCGCTGAGCCGTTCACGGCCGGCGCCTTCCTCTCCGGCTCGCCCGGGATCGGGCTGATGTTCGCGGTGGCCTGCTTCATCGGCTTCGAGGCGACGGCGATCTACAGCGAGGAGGCCCGTGAGCCGGGCCGGGCGGTGCCCCGCGCGACCTACGCGGCCGTGCTGCTCATCGGCGGCTTCTACACACTCGTGTCCTGGGCCGTCGTCGTGGGGGTCGGCGCGGGCCGCGCGCAGGCCGCCGCGCTGGACGACATCGAGGGCCTGGTGTTCTCCGTGGCCCACCTGTACGCGGGGCCGGGTGTGGCCGCGACCATGGAGATCCTGTTGCTCACCAGCCTGTTCACGGCACTGCTGGCGTTCCACAACACGATCGCCCGCTACCTCTACGCGATCGGGCACACCGGGGGCGCCCTGTCGCCGCTCGCGGGGACGCACGCCCGGCACGGGTCGCCGCACGTGGCCTCGCTGGTCCAGTCCGCGGCGGCGGCCCTGCTGATCGGGGCGTTCGCGCTGGTGCGGGCCGACCCGGTCCTGCAGGTGTTCACCTGGATGAGCGGCATGGCCACGCTGGGCGTGCTGGCGCTCATGGTGCTGGTGAGCGTGGCGGTCGTGGTGTTCTTCGCCCGGACCGGAGTGGACAGGCGGTGGTGGCACGCCCGGATCGCGCCGGTCCTGGGGGCCGTGGGGCTGGTGTGCGTGGCCGCGCTGGTGCTGTCCAACTTCACCACGCTCATCGACGGGTCCGTGGGACTGGCGGCGCTCTTCGTGGTCCTGCTCGCGGCCGCGTTCGCGGCGGGGGCGGTCCCGGCGGCCCTTCGTCGGGAGTGA
- a CDS encoding GMC family oxidoreductase, which produces MSAATSSEHDVVIVGAGSSGSVLTRRLLDAGLTVHVVEAGPADDEPAIHDPRGWPGLWHSDVDWAVMTVPQKHAAGRSLHWPRGRVLGGSSSLNGMIYVRGHRADYDAWAYQGCTGWDWDSVLPLFRRSEDHADGAGHWHGAGGHLPVTRIADPHPTSRAFVEAALSLGHPLTEDFNGEHMVGVGYNHVTIADDRRMSAWRGFVEPVRDHSGLTVTTGALVHRVVVESGRAVGVEYESDGQLHQARAARETVLSGGAIGSPQILLHSGIGPADHLTELGIDVRADLPGVGENLHDHLLISNVYAASRPLPPGTGNLLEAQLFASSDPARTVPDLQPLFIHMVLPADGYPVPEHGYTIAPGVVRPLSRGTLRLASADPGDAPLVDPNLLAEPHDLEALVDAVEICREIGGAAAFDTWRETEVAPGPDARTRDDLREYVRRAVTTYHHQVGTCRMGVDSLSVVDPALRVHGMDGLRVADASVMPSVPSGNTNAPAIMVGEKAADLILADHA; this is translated from the coding sequence ATGTCCGCAGCCACCTCCTCCGAACACGACGTCGTCATCGTCGGCGCCGGCTCGTCGGGCAGCGTCCTCACCCGCCGGCTCCTGGACGCGGGCCTCACCGTGCACGTCGTCGAGGCCGGCCCCGCCGACGACGAACCGGCCATCCACGACCCGCGCGGGTGGCCCGGGCTCTGGCACTCCGACGTGGACTGGGCCGTCATGACGGTCCCGCAGAAGCACGCCGCCGGGCGCTCCCTGCACTGGCCGCGCGGACGCGTCCTCGGCGGCAGCAGCTCCCTCAACGGGATGATCTACGTGCGCGGACACCGCGCCGACTACGACGCCTGGGCCTACCAGGGCTGCACCGGCTGGGACTGGGACAGCGTCCTGCCCCTGTTCAGGCGCTCGGAGGACCACGCCGACGGAGCCGGGCACTGGCACGGCGCCGGCGGCCACCTCCCGGTCACCCGGATCGCCGACCCGCACCCCACCTCCCGCGCCTTCGTGGAGGCGGCGCTCTCCCTGGGCCACCCCCTCACCGAGGACTTCAACGGTGAGCACATGGTCGGCGTCGGCTACAACCACGTCACCATCGCCGACGACCGGCGGATGAGCGCCTGGCGCGGCTTCGTCGAACCGGTCCGGGACCACTCCGGGCTCACCGTCACCACCGGCGCCCTGGTCCACCGCGTGGTCGTGGAGTCGGGGCGCGCCGTAGGGGTGGAGTACGAGTCCGACGGACAGCTCCACCAGGCGCGCGCGGCCCGCGAGACCGTGCTCAGCGGCGGCGCGATCGGCTCACCGCAGATCCTGCTGCACAGCGGGATCGGGCCAGCCGACCACCTCACCGAACTCGGCATCGACGTCCGCGCCGACCTTCCCGGTGTCGGCGAGAACCTGCACGACCACCTGCTGATCAGCAACGTCTACGCCGCGAGCCGCCCCCTGCCGCCCGGTACCGGCAACCTGCTGGAGGCCCAGCTCTTCGCGAGCTCCGATCCGGCCAGGACCGTGCCCGACCTCCAGCCCCTGTTCATCCACATGGTGCTGCCCGCCGACGGCTATCCCGTGCCCGAGCACGGCTACACCATCGCGCCCGGGGTCGTGCGCCCGCTCTCCCGGGGCACCCTGCGGCTGGCCTCCGCCGACCCCGGCGACGCGCCCCTGGTCGACCCGAACCTCCTGGCCGAACCGCACGACCTCGAAGCCCTGGTGGACGCGGTCGAGATCTGCCGCGAGATCGGCGGTGCCGCCGCCTTCGACACCTGGCGCGAGACCGAGGTGGCCCCCGGTCCGGACGCCCGTACCCGGGACGACCTGCGCGAGTACGTCCGCCGCGCGGTCACCACCTACCACCACCAGGTCGGCACCTGCCGGATGGGCGTGGACTCCCTGTCCGTGGTCGACCCGGCCCTGCGGGTCCACGGCATGGACGGGTTGCGCGTCGCGGACGCCTCCGTCATGCCCTCGGTCCCCTCGGGCAACACCAACGCCCCGGCGATCATGGTCGGCGAGAAGGCCGCCGACCTCATCCTCGCCGACCACGCGTGA
- a CDS encoding YbaK/EbsC family protein, which yields MTEALEWTRPGEHPDWLAEPTRAALAGLGERERDQVRVAEIDPELADTAAFCERYGMPLETSANCVVLAAKRGGEVTYAACMVLATQRADVNGMVRRHLGARKISFAPMDEATGMTGMEYGGITPFGLPSEWPVLVDKAVVDTPSVVVGSGLRRSKLYVPGPLVGELPGAEVLSLVKE from the coding sequence ATGACCGAGGCTTTGGAGTGGACGCGACCCGGGGAGCACCCGGACTGGTTGGCCGAGCCGACCCGTGCCGCGCTCGCCGGTCTGGGGGAGCGGGAGCGGGATCAGGTGCGGGTCGCGGAGATCGATCCCGAGCTGGCCGACACCGCCGCGTTCTGCGAGCGCTACGGGATGCCGCTGGAGACCAGCGCCAACTGCGTGGTGCTGGCGGCCAAGCGCGGCGGCGAGGTGACCTACGCGGCGTGCATGGTGCTCGCCACCCAGCGCGCGGACGTCAACGGGATGGTCCGGCGCCACCTGGGCGCCCGCAAGATCTCGTTCGCGCCGATGGACGAGGCCACCGGGATGACCGGTATGGAGTACGGCGGCATCACGCCGTTCGGTCTGCCCTCGGAGTGGCCGGTGCTGGTGGACAAGGCGGTGGTGGACACCCCGTCGGTCGTGGTGGGCAGCGGTCTGCGCCGGTCGAAGCTGTACGTGCCGGGCCCACTGGTCGGTGAGCTCCCGGGGGCCGAGGTGCTGTCACTCGTGAAGGAGTAG
- a CDS encoding aldehyde dehydrogenase, with translation MRTEMLIDGEWSKGNGTTFPTLDPATGEVLAEVPEGTEADVNAAVAAAARAFESAEWAGMLPAARAKLLLRLADLLEADADAFARLETSDQGQPLGVSGGFAVPNAVEHLRYYAGWVTKITGVTAPLSIPDVDYRTRREPLGVCALITPWNFPLMILMWKLAPALATGNTVVVKPAEQTPLTTLRLAELVKEAGIPDGVVNVVTGGPEVGKALVRHPGVAKVSFTGSTEVGREIGAQAGRELKHVSLELGGKAPSVIASDADIDAAVAGNLMGGLLNSGQVCAAYTRFFVDAARHDEFAEKLAAGAAAMKLGHGLAEDTQMGPVVSAEQRDQAESYVRIGQEDGAHLHDRAPLDDDRGFFVRPAVFSGVTDDMRIAREEIFGPVLSVLPYDDPDELVARANDTEYGLAAVIWSRDIGTANRLAARVRAGTVWINMPPFLDAAAAWGGMKASGLGREMGWSGIEAFTQVKSIWTNLA, from the coding sequence ATGCGGACCGAGATGCTGATCGACGGAGAGTGGAGCAAGGGGAACGGGACCACCTTCCCGACCCTCGATCCGGCCACGGGCGAGGTCCTGGCCGAGGTGCCCGAGGGGACCGAGGCCGACGTGAACGCTGCGGTGGCCGCCGCCGCGCGGGCCTTCGAGTCCGCCGAGTGGGCCGGCATGCTCCCCGCCGCCCGCGCCAAGCTCCTGCTCCGGCTCGCCGACCTGCTGGAGGCCGACGCCGACGCCTTCGCCCGCCTGGAGACCAGCGACCAGGGGCAGCCGCTCGGCGTCAGCGGCGGGTTCGCCGTCCCCAACGCCGTCGAGCACCTGCGCTACTACGCGGGCTGGGTCACCAAGATCACCGGTGTCACCGCGCCGCTGTCCATCCCGGACGTCGACTACCGCACCCGCCGCGAACCGCTCGGCGTGTGCGCGCTCATCACGCCGTGGAACTTCCCCCTCATGATCCTGATGTGGAAGCTCGCCCCGGCCCTGGCCACCGGCAACACGGTGGTCGTCAAGCCCGCCGAGCAGACCCCGCTCACCACCCTGCGGCTGGCCGAGCTGGTCAAGGAGGCGGGCATCCCCGACGGGGTCGTCAACGTCGTCACCGGCGGACCCGAGGTCGGCAAGGCCCTGGTCCGCCACCCCGGAGTCGCCAAGGTGTCCTTCACCGGCTCCACCGAGGTCGGCCGGGAGATCGGCGCCCAGGCGGGCCGCGAGCTCAAGCACGTCTCGCTCGAACTGGGCGGCAAGGCACCCTCCGTCATCGCCTCGGACGCCGACATCGACGCCGCCGTCGCGGGCAACCTCATGGGCGGGCTGCTCAACTCCGGCCAGGTCTGCGCCGCCTACACGCGCTTCTTCGTCGACGCCGCGCGCCACGACGAGTTCGCGGAGAAGCTCGCCGCCGGGGCCGCGGCCATGAAGCTCGGCCACGGGCTGGCCGAGGACACCCAGATGGGCCCGGTGGTCTCCGCCGAGCAGCGCGACCAGGCCGAGAGCTACGTGCGCATCGGCCAGGAGGACGGCGCCCACCTGCACGACCGCGCCCCGCTCGACGACGACCGCGGGTTCTTCGTGCGCCCCGCCGTGTTCTCCGGCGTCACCGACGACATGCGCATCGCCCGCGAGGAGATCTTCGGACCGGTCCTGTCGGTGCTGCCCTACGACGATCCCGACGAGCTCGTCGCCCGCGCCAACGACACCGAGTACGGGCTCGCGGCGGTGATCTGGTCCCGCGACATCGGGACCGCGAACCGGCTCGCCGCCCGGGTGCGCGCCGGCACGGTGTGGATCAACATGCCGCCGTTCCTGGACGCCGCGGCGGCCTGGGGCGGGATGAAGGCCTCCGGCCTCGGCCGGGAGATGGGCTGGTCCGGCATCGAGGCGTTCACCCAGGTCAAGAGCATCTGGACCAACCTGGCCTGA
- a CDS encoding ADP-ribosylglycohydrolase family protein — protein sequence MTPPPPGTVGDRAAGVLLGAACGDALGVPYEFARRLADHEVPEMVGGGLGPYAPGEYSDDTQMAVCIAETLRDHDAPLSHRALQQTAEAFLAWRRDGASDIGHQTQKVLGEVEHARGTENVAQEMASVSERLFESGLPSAGNGSLMRTGPLALAYLDDPAGLAVAADRYSRLTHGDPLASEACVLWCEGVRRAVVRGDLSGVRAGVELLPVGRQASWAAWLDEAEERPPHAFEGNGFVVRTLQAAWSAVSLGDAEEAAEGGSRSTESLRLQHSLWAAVRAGDDTDTVAAIAGALLGARYGASAIPDEYLSAVHGWPGYRAADLARLALAVTDRHS from the coding sequence ATGACACCGCCCCCTCCCGGGACCGTCGGCGACCGTGCGGCCGGAGTGCTGCTCGGCGCCGCCTGCGGGGACGCACTGGGCGTTCCCTACGAGTTCGCACGCAGGCTCGCCGACCACGAGGTGCCGGAGATGGTCGGCGGAGGGCTCGGCCCGTACGCGCCGGGCGAGTACTCCGACGACACCCAGATGGCGGTCTGTATCGCCGAGACCCTGCGCGACCACGATGCCCCGCTCTCCCACAGGGCGCTCCAGCAGACCGCCGAGGCCTTCCTGGCCTGGCGGCGCGACGGGGCCAGCGACATCGGGCACCAGACGCAGAAGGTGCTGGGCGAGGTGGAGCACGCGCGGGGGACCGAGAACGTGGCCCAGGAGATGGCGTCCGTCTCCGAGCGGCTGTTCGAGTCGGGCCTGCCGAGCGCGGGGAACGGCTCCCTGATGCGGACCGGGCCGCTGGCCCTGGCCTACCTGGACGACCCGGCGGGCCTGGCCGTGGCGGCCGACCGCTACAGCCGCCTCACGCACGGGGACCCCCTGGCGTCCGAGGCGTGCGTGCTGTGGTGCGAGGGCGTGCGCCGGGCGGTCGTGCGCGGTGACCTGTCAGGGGTCCGCGCGGGCGTGGAGCTGCTGCCGGTGGGGCGCCAGGCGTCGTGGGCGGCCTGGCTGGACGAGGCCGAGGAGCGCCCGCCGCACGCGTTCGAGGGCAACGGCTTCGTGGTCCGCACCCTGCAGGCGGCGTGGTCGGCGGTCAGCCTCGGGGACGCGGAGGAGGCGGCGGAGGGCGGCTCGCGATCGACGGAGAGCCTGCGGCTTCAGCACTCACTGTGGGCCGCGGTGCGGGCGGGGGACGACACCGACACCGTGGCGGCGATCGCCGGGGCGCTGCTCGGCGCGCGGTACGGCGCGAGCGCGATCCCCGACGAGTACCTGTCGGCGGTCCACGGCTGGCCCGGTTACCGGGCAGCGGACCTGGCCCGGCTCGCCCTGGCCGTCACCGACCGCCACTCCTGA
- a CDS encoding primary-amine oxidase: MATTDTSAAHPLDALTPDEITAARTLLTTTGHATDATRFGYLGLEEPAKADLLAHEPGAPVDRRVRVLLHDTGGGPAHDLVVSLTHGRVDSDRTLDAATDGQLPVLDEEFALVEEILSTDEDWLAALRARDLDPSTVRVAPLSAGVYDDEYPEERGRRVLRGLAFVQEHESDHAWAHPVDGLVAYVDVVDKSVDRVLDFGAVPIPAESGNYPDTEVSGPPRTTQKPIEITQPEGPGFTLDGNMLSWENWSLRIGFDAREGLVLHQIAFADRDRGRRRPIIHRASIAEMVVPYADPSPVRSWQNYFDTGEYMVGRHANALRLGCDCLGDITYMDAVVADERGEPQTLPNAVCMHEEDFGVLWKHSDLWAGSSETRRQRRMVVSFFTTVGNYDYGFFWYLYLDGTIEFEAKATGIVFTSAHPGGDYPYATEIAPGLGAPLHQHLFCARLDMALDGTANRVVEVDAARVPIGPDNPRGNAFTRKHTVLATEAQAQRDADASVDRVWHITNPDSPNRLGQPVGYALQPEGKPVLLADPASSIAARAAFATRHLWVTAYDPAERYPAGDFVNQHPGGAGLPAYAAADRDLDGRDLVVWHTFGLTHAPRPEDWPIMPVDYTGFTLRPVGFFDRNPTLDVPATSAGSCHAPGPDTAHTEGRDHCHG, from the coding sequence ATGGCCACCACCGACACTTCGGCGGCGCATCCCCTCGACGCCCTCACCCCCGACGAGATCACCGCCGCCCGCACCCTGCTCACCACGACCGGGCACGCCACCGACGCCACCAGGTTCGGCTACCTCGGGCTGGAGGAGCCCGCCAAGGCCGACCTCCTGGCGCACGAACCCGGCGCGCCCGTCGACCGCCGCGTCCGCGTCCTGCTGCACGACACCGGCGGCGGACCCGCCCACGACCTCGTCGTGTCCCTCACCCACGGGCGCGTGGACTCCGACCGCACCCTGGACGCGGCCACCGACGGCCAACTGCCCGTCCTGGACGAGGAGTTCGCGCTGGTGGAGGAGATCCTCTCCACCGACGAGGACTGGCTGGCCGCCCTGCGCGCCCGCGACCTGGACCCCTCCACCGTCCGGGTGGCTCCGCTGTCGGCCGGGGTCTACGACGACGAGTACCCCGAGGAGCGCGGCCGCCGCGTCCTGCGCGGACTCGCCTTCGTCCAGGAGCACGAGAGCGACCACGCCTGGGCGCACCCGGTGGACGGCCTCGTCGCCTACGTCGACGTCGTCGACAAGTCCGTCGACCGGGTCCTCGACTTCGGTGCCGTGCCGATCCCCGCCGAGTCCGGCAACTACCCCGATACCGAGGTGAGCGGGCCGCCGCGCACCACCCAGAAGCCCATCGAGATCACCCAGCCCGAGGGGCCAGGCTTCACCCTCGACGGCAACATGCTGAGCTGGGAGAACTGGTCGCTGCGGATCGGCTTCGACGCACGCGAGGGCCTGGTCCTGCACCAGATCGCCTTCGCGGACCGCGACCGGGGACGGCGGAGGCCGATCATCCACCGCGCCTCGATCGCCGAGATGGTCGTCCCCTACGCCGATCCCTCGCCCGTGCGGTCCTGGCAGAACTACTTCGACACCGGCGAGTACATGGTCGGCCGCCACGCCAACGCCCTCAGACTGGGCTGCGACTGCCTCGGCGACATCACCTACATGGACGCCGTCGTCGCCGACGAGCGAGGCGAGCCCCAGACCCTCCCCAACGCCGTGTGCATGCACGAGGAGGACTTCGGGGTGCTGTGGAAGCACAGCGACCTGTGGGCGGGATCGTCCGAGACCAGGCGCCAGCGGCGCATGGTCGTCTCCTTCTTCACCACCGTCGGCAACTACGACTACGGCTTCTTCTGGTACCTCTACCTCGACGGCACGATCGAGTTCGAGGCCAAGGCCACCGGGATCGTGTTCACCTCCGCCCACCCGGGCGGCGACTACCCCTACGCCACGGAGATCGCCCCCGGCCTCGGCGCGCCCCTCCACCAGCACCTCTTCTGCGCCCGGCTCGACATGGCCCTGGACGGCACCGCCAACCGGGTGGTGGAGGTCGACGCCGCCCGCGTCCCCATCGGCCCCGACAACCCGCGGGGCAACGCCTTCACCCGGAAGCACACCGTGCTGGCCACGGAGGCGCAGGCACAGCGCGACGCCGACGCCTCCGTGGACCGGGTCTGGCACATCACCAACCCCGACTCCCCCAACCGGCTCGGGCAGCCCGTCGGCTACGCCCTCCAACCCGAGGGCAAGCCGGTGCTGCTCGCCGATCCGGCCTCCTCGATCGCCGCGCGCGCGGCCTTCGCCACCCGCCACCTGTGGGTGACCGCCTACGACCCCGCCGAGCGCTACCCGGCGGGCGACTTCGTCAACCAGCACCCGGGCGGCGCGGGCCTGCCCGCGTACGCCGCCGCCGACCGCGACCTCGACGGCCGGGACCTGGTCGTGTGGCACACCTTCGGCCTGACGCACGCGCCCCGCCCGGAGGACTGGCCGATCATGCCGGTCGACTACACCGGCTTCACACTGCGGCCGGTCGGCTTCTTCGACCGCAACCCCACGCTGGACGTGCCCGCCACCTCCGCGGGCTCCTGCCACGCGCCGGGACCGGACACCGCGCACACCGAGGGAAGGGACCACTGCCATGGCTGA